Below is a window of Streptomyces sp. ITFR-16 DNA.
CCACTCGCAGAAGCGCGACCCGTTCACGGGCCGCCAGGAGCCGGACAACGTCTGGGACTTCTGGGCGCACGCCCCCGAGGCGACGCACCAGGTGACCTGGCTGATGGGCGACCGGGGCATCCCGGCCTCCTACCGCCACATGAACGGCTACGGCTCGCACACCTACCAGTGGACGAACGCCGCGGGCGAGGCCTTCTTCGTCAAGTACCACTTCAAGACCAACCAGGGTGTGCGCTCGCTCTCCGCCGAGCAGGCCGCGGAGCTCGTCGGCAAGGACGCCAGCTCCCACCAGACGGACCTGCTCCAGGCCATCGAGCGCGGGGTCAACCCGTCCTGGACCCTGTACGTGCAGGTCATGCCGGCCGCCGAGGCGGCGGACTACCGCTTCAACCCGTTCGACCTGACCAAGGTGTGGCCGCACAGCGACTACCCCCTCCAGCGCGTCGGCCGGCTGGTCCTGGACCGCAACCCGGACAACGTCTTCGCCGAGGTCGAGCAGGCCGCGTTCTCCCCGAACAACTTCGTGCCCGGCATCGGCCCGTCCCCGGACAAGATGCTCCAGGGCCGGCTGTTCGCCTACGCGGACGCGCACCGCTACCGGCTGGGCGTCAACCACACCCAGCTTCCGGTGAACGCCCCGCGCACGGCCGTCGTCGACAACTACGGCCGCGACGGGCTGCACGCCACGCGCAACGGCGCGCGGCACGACAAGAACTACGAGCCCAACTCGTACGCGGGCCCCGCCCAGACGGACGCGGCGTTCTCCGCCCCGCTGCCCGTCCAGGGCTGGACCGGCACCCACGAGGCACCGGCCCACACCAAGGACGACGACTTCTTCCAGGCAGGCGAGCTGTACCGGCTGATGTCGGCCGACGAGAAGGACCGGCTGATCGCCAACATCGCGGGCGGGCTGTCCCAGGTCACCCGCGACGACGTGATCGAGAAGAACCTCGCCCACTTCCACGCGGCGGACCCGGAGTACGGCAAGCGCGTGGAGGAGGCAGTCCGCGCCCTGCGCGAGGACTAATACCGGGAGGGGCACCGCCCCCTCCCCCCAGACCCTGCCCGCGCCGTCGTGCCCACCCGGATGAGGGGTTGCGCGCGACGCGGGCAGGACGAGGCCGCGGCGGTGGTGCGATGCCAGTGCGGTGGTACGCGGGTGGTGGCCCGGGCTCCTGACCTGAAGGCCCCGGACCCACTTCCCTTCGCCCCCGCCGCGGCCCCTGTTTTTCCCCGAACCGGGCGTGGAGTACGGATTACGG
It encodes the following:
- a CDS encoding catalase, with amino-acid sequence MTQRVLTTESGAPVADNQNSATAGVGGPILLQDGHLLEKLARFNRERIPERVVHARGSGAYGYFEVTDDVTGFTRADFLSEVGKRTETFIRFSTVADSLGGADAVRDPRGFALKFYTDEGNYDLVGNNTPVFFIKDPIKFPDFIHSQKRDPFTGRQEPDNVWDFWAHAPEATHQVTWLMGDRGIPASYRHMNGYGSHTYQWTNAAGEAFFVKYHFKTNQGVRSLSAEQAAELVGKDASSHQTDLLQAIERGVNPSWTLYVQVMPAAEAADYRFNPFDLTKVWPHSDYPLQRVGRLVLDRNPDNVFAEVEQAAFSPNNFVPGIGPSPDKMLQGRLFAYADAHRYRLGVNHTQLPVNAPRTAVVDNYGRDGLHATRNGARHDKNYEPNSYAGPAQTDAAFSAPLPVQGWTGTHEAPAHTKDDDFFQAGELYRLMSADEKDRLIANIAGGLSQVTRDDVIEKNLAHFHAADPEYGKRVEEAVRALRED